The genome window GCGTTATTGTTTATGGCTAAAAGAATGTCCAGAAGATATAATGTCATCTTGTGATAAACTTATTGTTCGATTAAAGAATGTGGCAAATATTCGAAGTAATAGTACTAAGGAACTTACAAGAAAATGGGCTTTAAAGCCACATTTATTTACTGAGGATAGGCAACCTGATATGGAATACTTGATGTTACCAGTAGTTTCTTCAGAAAAAAGGCAATATATTCCAATGGCTTATATTGATTCTACAGTGATAGCTAATACAAATTCCCAAATGATACCTGATGCGCCGATTTATGTATTTGGAGTGCTTACTTCATTGATTCATTCAGTTTGGATGAAGGCTGTTTGTGGAAGATTGGAAATGCGTTTTGCTTATTCCGCAAGTGTTGTTTACAACACTTTCCCCTTCCCATCCATCTCCGACACAAAGAAGTCCGAGATAGAAGAGGCGGCAACGAATGTGCTTCTGGCTCGTGAAAACTATCCAGAGAAGACGCTTGCTGATCTTTACGACCCGGAAAAGATGCCGGAGGATTTGCGTGCAGCACATGAGGAACTGGATGCCATCGTAGAAAGCTGCTATCCTGATGCTCCGTTCCCAAATGATGAGGCTCGATTGGAATGCCTCTTCAAACTCTATGAGAAAATGACAGCTAACAAGTAATAAATTGAATGGCTTATGGACAAGATAAATGATAATATCGTTGATATTTCGTATCAGCAAACGGGTAAATCGAGTAATACGAATGAACTCGGTATGCGAGAGATGCAAGCCAAGGCTTACGAAGCCCGCAACCATCGCTTTCTGCTTATCAAGGCGCCACCGGCATCTGGCAAGAGTCGCGCCTTGATGTTCATCGCCCTGGATAAGCTGAAGAATCAGGGCATCAAGAAGGTAGTAGTGGCTGTACCGGAAAAGAGTATCGGCCGCTCTTTCCAAAACACCGACCTGATGAAGTATGGCTTCTTCGCCGATTGGAGGGTGGCGCAACAGTATAATCTTTGCGATAATAATCTTTGCGATTCTACCGACGAGAAAGTTAAGGCGGTACGCTTTAAAAATTTCTTCCATCAATATAAAAACAATATCCTGGTTTGCGCCCATGCCACACTAAGAAACGGCATGAAGGAAATAAGTGACGAGGAGTTTAATGATTGCCTCTTGGCGATAGATGAGTTCCATCATACTAGTGCTGATGTGAACAGCGGACTGGGCGATATTGTGCGCCGGGTGATGAATAATTCCACCGGTCATATTGTTGCCATGACGGGCAGTTACTTCCGTGGCGATGGCGTTCCGGTATTGAGGGCAGAGGATGAGGCCCGTTTCTTCCCAGTAACCTACAACTATTATCAGCAACTCAACGGTTATCGCTATCTCAAGGACCTCGTCCTGGGCTATCACTTCTATCACGGCAGTTATCTCGACCATATCGCCGAGGTGCTGGATACTACCAAGAAGACCATCATTCATATTCCGAGTGTCAACTCCCGTGCATCCAGCGGTTTGGGCAAATATACGGAGGTGGATGAAATCATCAAGATTATCGGTAAGGTAGAGGAACGGGATTACAACAATGGCGGCATCTATCACATCAGAACAAAGGACGGCAGACTGCTGAAGGTTGCCGATCTGGTGGAAGACCACGCCGAGACTCGCAACCTGGTGCAGGGATATTTGCAGCGGATAAAGAAGCGTGATGATGTAGATATTATCATCGCTCTGGGTACTGCCAAGGAAGGTTTCGACTGGCAATGGTGTGAGGAATGTCTGACCATCGGCGTGCGTGGTTCGCTGACCGAAGTGGTGCAGATTATCGGAAGATGTACCCGTGATTGCGAAGGCAAGGAGACGGCAAAGTTTGTGAACATGATAGGAATGCCTGATGCCAATCAGCCCGATGTGAAGGTGGCGGTGAACGACTTTCTGAAAGCCATTACGGCTTCGCTTCTGATGGAGCAGGTGATGGCGCCTAGTTGGCATTTCAAGACGGTGAAGGATGTGGATAGTGATGAGGGTAGTCCGCTGGATGCCCGTACCCTGGTGATAGAGGGCTTGAAACCTTTGTCGAGCGAGAAGACGAAGATGATTGTAGAGGAGCAGTTGGATGATTTGAAGGCTTCTATCTTACAAGACGAACTGGTGGTGAAAGCCATCAGCGGAAGTACTACGGCTGAAACCATCACCAAAGCGCTCATTCCGAAAGTGATTCGTGAAAAGTATCCGGATTTGAGCGAGGACGAAGTGGAAGAAGTTCGCCAGCGCCTGCTGCTTGATACCCTAGTAAAAGGTGGCGAAGTGGTGGATGATAAGGGAAATCCTATCGATTTCGATGCTTCGAAGAACGACGAGGAGAAGGAGTCAGAAGGCAATCGCCTTATCAAGTTGGCAAATCGTATGATCAATATCAACCAGTTGAATATCAATCTGATTGATTCCATCAATCCGTTCCAGCGTGCTTACGAGATGCTTTCGAAGAATATCGACAAATCGACCTTGAAGATTATCCAAGACACGATAGCGGAACAGAAGTTTGATATGACCCTGGAACAAGCCATCATCCTCTTCAAGGGGCCGTACAGAAAATGGGTGGAAGAGCACAATGAACAACGACCAGACATCAATGACCCAGACCCAAAGGTGAGAGAACTGGCAGCTGCCTTCCAGAAAATCAAGAACTTGAAAATAAGAAAAATGAGAGGCTTGGAATATGAGCCGGAAAAGTAATTTGGGCATTTATAATTCAACATTTAACATTCAACATTTCAAAAGATGGATTGGCCAGAAGAATTATTAGAGATATTTGATGACCCCTTGTTGGCGGATGTACGTCCGAAACCGAAGGCGCCGACGCCCGATGACAGGCTGGCACAGAAATTGCTTGAAATCAACAAGTGGGTGGCAGAGCATGGTAGCGAACCTACAGCAGATGGTGGCTTGAAAGAAAAGTTGCTTGCTGCATCGCTCAAGGCTCTGCGGACCAAGGCAACAGATAGCCTCAGACAGTATGATGAGTATCATCTGTTGGGATAGGCTATAGTTTTTCACCTTATTATATATAGTGATATGGATATTGATAAAGAATTAGAAGATATATTCAGCGACCCTTTGATGGATGTTTCCTATCAGGAGGCAAAACTTTTCGATGTGCCTGCCGACATGAAAGGCGTGATGGCTCAGAAGAAGGATGTGCCCGACCATGTGGCGCAAAGAAAACTGTGTGAGAATTTCGCACAGTTTAAGCTGCTCTTCGAACAGGTGCATCAGGATTTGAAGACCGGGAAGCGACAGTTGCAGAGAATCTCGAAGACGACGAGCTTATTGGCTGGACGCTATTATCTTGTAGATGGTCAGATGGTTTTGTTATATGAGATTATTGAGAAGAAAAAGGGTACTAATGGTTTGCCCGATGGCAGAACCCGCTGTATCTATGAAAATGGTACGGAGTCGGATATCTATCTCCAGACACTTCGCAAGAATGTGGTGGCAAGTGGTTATGCCATCACCGAAATTTTGGAGGAAACAGATGCCCATTTCTTCAATCCTGAGGATGTGAAGCAGGAAGACCAGGTGACGGGTTATATCTACGTGCTTCGTTCGAAATCTGAGAATCCGGAAATTCGTAACATCAAGAATCTATATAAAATAGGTTTCTCTACGAATCGGGTAGAGGAACGTGTGGCAAATGCCGAGCACGAGCCTACTTATCTGATGGCACCTGTAGAGATAGTAAGCACTTACAAGATAGTGAACATGCACTCCCAGAAGTTTGAGGACCTGGTGCATCAGGTGTTGCAGACGGTGAACTTCCGTTTCAGGGTGGCTGATGATAAGGGAGAGATGCATGAGGCTACGGAATGGTATCAGGTTCCGCTGGAAATCATCGACAGTATCATTCAGAAAATCATGAATGGCACTATCATCTACTTTTCCTACAATAAGGAACAGCAATGTCTGGAGCAGCGAATAGAGAAAAAGCCATCGCAGTTAAATCTGTCGGGCTTGAAGGTTTTGACGCTGATTATTGAGAAACAGTATTTCGAGGAGATTGTATCTGGTGTGAAGACCGAGGAGTACCGTTCGCTGAAGCAGACCACGCTTAACAAATATACTTATATTGATGAGGCTGATGGCAAGCGTTATCTCCGTCGTTTTGATGCGATAAGGTTTTATGTGGGTTATCATTCGGATAGGGATAGTGCCGTGGTTCAGGTATTGGATACTACCTATGAGGATGGCTTGGTAACTTATCATCTCGGAAAGGTATTGGAGGTGATAAGAGGAAAGGAAAATAAATAAAACATAGAAATAGGGTAGGGGGATTGCAAATCCCCCGGCTTTGATAGGTCGAACCTTTTTTAACGCGGATTGCAAATCCGTCGGAACGCCTGACGGAATACTTTCTGTTGATTTGCAGGGCGTTAAGTTTAGTGACCACCTGCAAAAAAATCAGAAAGTATCTTTATCCCCGAAGAGCATTATAGGTTAAATTCCATTCTTTGTCAAGAACAGCGATTTCAGCTTCTTCTTGCAGTTCTTTCTAAAATCTTCTATACTGATAGAACGCTTCAATCTTCTAGCCACGGGTATTGTGCCGTTAGTTCTTTTTCAAATTCTTCAGCATCAATATATTGCCCATTCTCATACTCTTCCTCAATAGCTTCAATCCTAGCCACGGCTTCTTCTTCATTGACCGGATGCCAGCCAACTGGAATCGGCTGCTCTTCTTGTAATGTATATCTTTTCTCCTTCATAAGCTCTTTCCTTTATAGTTTTCTTTTGAATTGTCTAATCAGATATCTGGGGCTTCTTCTCATATCCCATAAATCTACGAAAATGACGAGGTCGTTGGCTTCATCGTATCGATAGATAATCTTCCAATTTTCCTTGATGATAGCACTATGGTAAGGGCGGTGGAATCGCTTAAGCAATGGCTCTTTGGGTGAAGAAAGAGGATGTTTGCAAAGTCTGTTTATTATTGCTTGCAAGCTTTCGTCAAATCTTTGAACGCAAAGTCGACCAAAGTTTTGATAACTATAGTCGGTTGTTTCTTTATAAATTTGAAGAAAGCTATTGCGTAGTGTTACTTTAGCCATGTTCGTTCTTCGTTTAGTTTATTGAAAAACTCTTCTACACTATAGCTAATGCCTGTCCTTTCATACTCCGCCTCAATAGCTTCAATCCTAGCCACGGCTTCTTCTTCATTAGCCGGATGCCAGCCAACAGGAATCTTGTTCCAGTCAATATCTTCTTCTGCACATTCATCCTCGGGAAGTGCTATGGCGGCATTTCCGTGATAGGCTGGTGCTGGCTCTGCTGCGAAAGCTGCATCTTTCTGCTCTTCTGGCAATGTATATCTTTTCTCTTTCATAAGCTTGCGTATTTTATCTGCTGCAAAAATACGATTATTATCTGAATCATGCAAGAAAAATGGGAGAAATGTTTTATAAAGTATCTTATAATCAAGGTTTTTGTTCTTTGTTGGGCTTTGGGTCGGTTCTGAAAAAAAGTCACAATATCTAGCTGATAGAGCTGGGTATTGTGACTTTGCTTTTTGTTATATGTGTTTATTCGAAAATAATCACTAAATCTTAGTGGTGTTTCAAATCACACGCAGCCTGCTCATAGTCGATGAGATGATCGATGGTAGGGTGGTCGCCGCAGATTTCGCAGGATGCACGCTTCTTTACCTTGATGGTGCGGAAGTTCATCGTCTTGGCATCGAAGGTGAGCAATCGGTCGGTGAGCAGTTCGCCCACACCGAGGAAGTACTTCAACGCCTCGGCAGCCTGGATGGTTCCGAGCATACCAGCGATGGCACCAAGGACTCCTGCCTGGCTACTGGTAGGAACAGTGCCTGCTGGAGGTGGCTCCTTGAAGAAACAACGGTAACAAGCCGTGCCTGGAAGATGGGTGAAGGTCTGCCCCTGGAATCTCAGGATGCCGCCATGCGAGAATGCCTTGCCCAGTCGCACACAGGCATCATTGATGAGGAACTTCACCGGGAAGTTGTCGGTGCAATCAATGACGAAATCCCATGGCTTGATGATTTCCTCGGCATTGTCTGAGGCGAGGAAGGTATGGTAGGTTGTTACCTCCACATCAGGATTGATGGCAATCATCTTCTCCTTGGCGCTTTCCACCTTAGGGGTGTTCAAGTCCTTTGTCTGGTGGATGACCTGTCGTTGCAGGTTGCTGAGGTCAACCACATCGGCATCCACGATACCGATATGTCCCACGCCAGCCGCAGCGAGGTAGAGGGCAACTGGGGAACCCAATCCTCCGGCACCAATGATGAGCACCTTGGCATTGAGGAGCTTTTCCTGCCCCTCGAGGCCTACATCCTGAAGGAGGATGTGGCGGCTGTATCTTTCTATCTGTTCTTCTGTTAAATCTATCATTTTATAGTACTTTATGTCTTTTTTCTTTAGTAAAAAATTACTTTGTATAGCAGTTTATGCTCATACAGCAGTATAGAAAAAGGTCGCAAACAATTAACAGCTTGCGACCTTTGATATTCTTTATATGAATTTCCGAATTATAAATTCCCGAATCTGCTGGATTCATAATTCTCTAATTCTTGATTTACTCGATAACTACGAGTGCATCCTCTTCAAGCACAGCCTGACCAGGTTTTACGCAGATAGCTGTAACCTTGCCATCCTTCTCAGCCTCGATGTTGTTCTGCATCTTCATAGCCTCGAGAACGACAACAGTATCACCTGCCTTTACCTCCTGACCAACAGCTACCTCGATGCTGGTGATAGTACCAGGGAGAGGAGCCTTTACAGCATTGGCTGTATTTACATTGGCTGCTGGAGTAGCCTCAACATCATCAGATGCAGCTGCTGGCTGACCGAGCACAACCTTCTTCTTCTCTGGCTCAGCCTCCTGTTCCATCTCAACCTTGTATGCTTCGCCATTCACGTTCACGCTTGCGATGTTACCCTCAACAGCGTCAATCTGAACCTTGTATTCTTTTCCGTCAATTGTATATTTAAACTCTTTCATTTCTATTACATTATGGTTTAGCTGTTAAACTCAAGAACTTGGCGTTCCACATCGTCTGACGTGGCTTGATAGTGATGATGCCAGGCTCCTTGTCGTGTACGTTATTGCCCTGGTACTCATAGAGTGCCATGGCAATTGCAGCATAAATATTCTTATCCATTTATTCTAATGTTTAATTGTATCATTACATTGGCATACAGCCATGCTTCTTAGCTGGCAAGCTCTGACGCTTGGTAGCGAGCTGAGCCAAACCACGGCAGATGCGGAAACGGGTGTTACGTGGCTCGATGACATCATCGATGTAACCATACTGAGCTGCCTGATATGGATTAGCAAACTTGTCAGTATACTCCTGCTCCTTCTCAGCCAGGAATGCCTTTACATCCTCGCCAGCTTCCTTCTTAGCCTTAGCTTCCTTACCACAGAGAACGGCAACGGCACCGCTGGCACCCATTACAGCAATCTCTGAAGATGGCCAAGCGAAGTTCAAGTCGGCACGCAACTGCTTGCAACCCATCACGATGTGGCTACCACCATAGCTCTTACGCAATGTGATAGTAATCTTTGGCACGGTAGCCTCGCCGTAAGCGTAGAGCAACTGTGCACCGTGGAGGATGACAGCGTTGTACTCCTGACCTGTACCTGGCAAGAATCCTGGTACGTCAACGAGAGATACGATAGGAATATTGAAGGCATCGCAGAAACGGACGAAGCGTGCTGCCTTGCGGCTAGCGTTTACATCGAGTACACCTGCGTAAGCTGCTGGCTGGTTGGCTACGATACCAACGCTCTGACCATTGAAGCGGGCGAAACCTGTAATGATGTTCTTGGCGAACTTAGGCTGAACCTCGAAGAACTCACCGTTATCGGTTACAGCACCGATCACCTTATACATATCGTATGCCTGGTTTGGATCGTCTGGGATAATCTCGTTCAGAGTATCGTCCATGCGGTCGATAGGGTCTGTGCACTCTACGCGTGGAGCCTCTTCTGTATTGTTGCTAGGGATGTAAGAGAGAAGGCTCTTGATCATCTCGATAGCCTCTTCCTCTGCCTTAGCAGCGAAGTGGGTAACACCACTCTTGGTTGCGTGAACAGATGCACCACCGAGGTGCTCTGCATCGATGTCCTCACCAGTTACGGTCTTGACAACCTTAGGACCAGTCAGGAACATGTAAGAAGTCTGCTCCTTCATGATGATGAAGTCGGTCAAAGCTGGAGAGTAAACGGCACCACCGGCGCAAGGGCCCATGATAGCAGAAATCTGTGGGATGACACCAGAAGCGAGGATGTTGCGCTCGAAAATCTCACCATAACCAGCGAGGGCGCAGATACCTTCCTGAATACGAGCACCACCAGAGTCGTTCATGCAGATAACAGGTGCACCCATAGTCATAGCCATATCCATTACCTTGCAGATCTTCTGTGCCATAGTCTCAGAGAGTGAACCACCATTTACGGTGAAGTCCTGAGCATATACGTAAACCAGACGGCCAGCTATAGTAGCGCTACCGGCTACAACACCATCACCGAGGTACTGCTTCTTCTCCATGCCAAAGTTAGTGCAACGATGCAACTTGAACATATCATACTCCTCGAAACTGCCGGCATCTACCAACATTTCGATACGCTCACGAGCGGTATATTTGCCACGTGCATGCTGCTTCTCGATGGCCTTCTCGCCACCGCCAAGACGAGCCTGTTCGCGCTTAGCGATCAGCTCCTTAATCTTTTCTACTTGTTTGCTCATAATTGATTATTATGTATTATTTCTTTATTCTTTATAGAATGGTTTCCTGAATCCATGGAATGAACGGACGAACCGTCATCGCATAATTCGGGCGCAAAGATACGAAAAAAACCGCAGATAGCGAACTATCTACGGTTAAATATTTAGAATAATGTGAAAAATCACTATTATTTGGTCCTAAAATTCCAAAAGAATGCGGGCATTGAGCTGTCTGCCGGTAAGATAATTAGGTACGGCGTATTGCTGACTGGTTACATCTGTCACCCAGTAATAGCTGTTTACGTTGTCTATGCCGAAGAGGTTGAGACAATCTACCCCCAGCATCACATTCTTCAGGAAGGTCTTCTTCTCCCGGCGGCTGTTGTCGAGCAGCTGATAGCTCATACCGATATCTGCACGGCGATAGGCGGTGGCACGGAAACTGTTGGTTTCCAGCTCTCTGTGGGGTGCTGCAAAAGGAAGACCATCGGCAAAGGCGAGTTTCAAAGACATGCGCCACTTCTTGCTGCCCGGGAAATAATCGGTGAAGAAGAGGTTTACGGCATAGCGCTGGTCGGTAGGCAAAGGGATGCTCTTGCCGCCCAGTTTCATCTTGGTATCCATGAGCGAAAGACTGAGCCAGGAATCGGTACCCGGAACAAATTCTCCGTAGAGTTTGAAGTCGAGTCCTGCCGCATGACCGCTGCATTCGTTCTGTCCGTAATAAACTACCTTCACGTTACTTACAGAATAAGGAACCAGATTGCCCAAAGCCTTGTAATAGGCTTCGGCAGAGAATTTATAGCGTTGGTCTCCTAGCTTGAACCTATAGTCGTAGCCGGCGATGAAGTGGATGCTTCGCTGACTCTTGATTTTCTCGTTCAGCGATGCGATGGTTATGCCGTTCACCGTAGATGTATCTCTCAATTCCTTGAAGAATGGAGCCTGATAATACAGACCTGCCGCAAAACGGAGTGTTGTATTCTCGTGGTTGGCTGGTATGATGGCGAGCGACAGACGAGGACTCACGATGGTTTCTCTGTTGAAGTTCCAATGACTCATTCTGATACCATAGTTCAGGGTGTAATGTGTCTGTCCGTTCCCGGTACTGTCGGCTCTTCCTCCCGAAAAACGGTAGGTGTCCTGGATGTAAGCTTCCATTCGGTTGGCATTCAGTTCGTTGCGAGCCTTCAGTGAATAAACCATATAGAGGTCTTTGCCATTGTGAGGAATACTGTATCCTGCGGAATCGCGCATCTCATATTCTACTGAATTCTCCTCGATATGTTCACGCTTCAGACTTACTGCGGCCTCCATCTGATGTTTCTTCACCTTGTGTTTGAGCATCAGTTTGGCGCTCATCACGCGAGCCGTAAGATAGTTTCGGGCATGTTCGAAATAGGTACCTACACCCAGGTTTTCTGAAGTCTCGGTTTCGTCGAGCCAATATTGTCCCTGAATGTCATATT of Segatella copri contains these proteins:
- a CDS encoding biotin/lipoyl-containing protein; amino-acid sequence: MKEFKYTIDGKEYKVQIDAVEGNIASVNVNGEAYKVEMEQEAEPEKKKVVLGQPAAASDDVEATPAANVNTANAVKAPLPGTITSIEVAVGQEVKAGDTVVVLEAMKMQNNIEAEKDGKVTAICVKPGQAVLEEDALVVIE
- a CDS encoding acyl-CoA carboxylase subunit beta; amino-acid sequence: MSKQVEKIKELIAKREQARLGGGEKAIEKQHARGKYTARERIEMLVDAGSFEEYDMFKLHRCTNFGMEKKQYLGDGVVAGSATIAGRLVYVYAQDFTVNGGSLSETMAQKICKVMDMAMTMGAPVICMNDSGGARIQEGICALAGYGEIFERNILASGVIPQISAIMGPCAGGAVYSPALTDFIIMKEQTSYMFLTGPKVVKTVTGEDIDAEHLGGASVHATKSGVTHFAAKAEEEAIEMIKSLLSYIPSNNTEEAPRVECTDPIDRMDDTLNEIIPDDPNQAYDMYKVIGAVTDNGEFFEVQPKFAKNIITGFARFNGQSVGIVANQPAAYAGVLDVNASRKAARFVRFCDAFNIPIVSLVDVPGFLPGTGQEYNAVILHGAQLLYAYGEATVPKITITLRKSYGGSHIVMGCKQLRADLNFAWPSSEIAVMGASGAVAVLCGKEAKAKKEAGEDVKAFLAEKEQEYTDKFANPYQAAQYGYIDDVIEPRNTRFRICRGLAQLATKRQSLPAKKHGCMPM
- a CDS encoding GIY-YIG nuclease family protein produces the protein MDIDKELEDIFSDPLMDVSYQEAKLFDVPADMKGVMAQKKDVPDHVAQRKLCENFAQFKLLFEQVHQDLKTGKRQLQRISKTTSLLAGRYYLVDGQMVLLYEIIEKKKGTNGLPDGRTRCIYENGTESDIYLQTLRKNVVASGYAITEILEETDAHFFNPEDVKQEDQVTGYIYVLRSKSENPEIRNIKNLYKIGFSTNRVEERVANAEHEPTYLMAPVEIVSTYKIVNMHSQKFEDLVHQVLQTVNFRFRVADDKGEMHEATEWYQVPLEIIDSIIQKIMNGTIIYFSYNKEQQCLEQRIEKKPSQLNLSGLKVLTLIIEKQYFEEIVSGVKTEEYRSLKQTTLNKYTYIDEADGKRYLRRFDAIRFYVGYHSDRDSAVVQVLDTTYEDGLVTYHLGKVLEVIRGKENK
- a CDS encoding TonB-dependent receptor translates to MKNRLLILTICLIATIKMMAQEFTLHGKVVDENNQPLEFAIVSVASQGKTAVTSLKGDYSLKLHSADSVVVKFSYIGFKTKTKVLRRPRGKQTLQVVLREASTALDEVNIKGEKIQSDQIQELKTKDMKMTPSANGNGVESLVQQQAGVSTHNELSSQYNVRGGAFDENSVYINNVEVFRPFLVRSGQQEGLSVINPYMVDKIGFSTGGYAAKYGDKMSSALDITYKTLKAKSKKPVVEGSLAASLLGADAYIGLGTQKLSWLNSVRYKTTSYLLGSMETKGEYKPNYLDYQTYLSYQPNKRWKLDFIGYISDNHYNFEPEDRETKFGTMENVKNFRVYFDGQEKDRFLTYFGTLGITRQFTANTSLSLLGSAFYTKEQEKYDIQGQYWLDETETSENLGVGTYFEHARNYLTARVMSAKLMLKHKVKKHQMEAAVSLKREHIEENSVEYEMRDSAGYSIPHNGKDLYMVYSLKARNELNANRMEAYIQDTYRFSGGRADSTGNGQTHYTLNYGIRMSHWNFNRETIVSPRLSLAIIPANHENTTLRFAAGLYYQAPFFKELRDTSTVNGITIASLNEKIKSQRSIHFIAGYDYRFKLGDQRYKFSAEAYYKALGNLVPYSVSNVKVVYYGQNECSGHAAGLDFKLYGEFVPGTDSWLSLSLMDTKMKLGGKSIPLPTDQRYAVNLFFTDYFPGSKKWRMSLKLAFADGLPFAAPHRELETNSFRATAYRRADIGMSYQLLDNSRREKKTFLKNVMLGVDCLNLFGIDNVNSYYWVTDVTSQQYAVPNYLTGRQLNARILLEF
- a CDS encoding type II toxin-antitoxin system RelE/ParE family toxin — encoded protein: MAKVTLRNSFLQIYKETTDYSYQNFGRLCVQRFDESLQAIINRLCKHPLSSPKEPLLKRFHRPYHSAIIKENWKIIYRYDEANDLVIFVDLWDMRRSPRYLIRQFKRKL
- a CDS encoding DEAD/DEAH box helicase; this translates as MDKINDNIVDISYQQTGKSSNTNELGMREMQAKAYEARNHRFLLIKAPPASGKSRALMFIALDKLKNQGIKKVVVAVPEKSIGRSFQNTDLMKYGFFADWRVAQQYNLCDNNLCDSTDEKVKAVRFKNFFHQYKNNILVCAHATLRNGMKEISDEEFNDCLLAIDEFHHTSADVNSGLGDIVRRVMNNSTGHIVAMTGSYFRGDGVPVLRAEDEARFFPVTYNYYQQLNGYRYLKDLVLGYHFYHGSYLDHIAEVLDTTKKTIIHIPSVNSRASSGLGKYTEVDEIIKIIGKVEERDYNNGGIYHIRTKDGRLLKVADLVEDHAETRNLVQGYLQRIKKRDDVDIIIALGTAKEGFDWQWCEECLTIGVRGSLTEVVQIIGRCTRDCEGKETAKFVNMIGMPDANQPDVKVAVNDFLKAITASLLMEQVMAPSWHFKTVKDVDSDEGSPLDARTLVIEGLKPLSSEKTKMIVEEQLDDLKASILQDELVVKAISGSTTAETITKALIPKVIREKYPDLSEDEVEEVRQRLLLDTLVKGGEVVDDKGNPIDFDASKNDEEKESEGNRLIKLANRMININQLNINLIDSINPFQRAYEMLSKNIDKSTLKIIQDTIAEQKFDMTLEQAIILFKGPYRKWVEEHNEQRPDINDPDPKVRELAAAFQKIKNLKIRKMRGLEYEPEK
- a CDS encoding HesA/MoeB/ThiF family protein: MIDLTEEQIERYSRHILLQDVGLEGQEKLLNAKVLIIGAGGLGSPVALYLAAAGVGHIGIVDADVVDLSNLQRQVIHQTKDLNTPKVESAKEKMIAINPDVEVTTYHTFLASDNAEEIIKPWDFVIDCTDNFPVKFLINDACVRLGKAFSHGGILRFQGQTFTHLPGTACYRCFFKEPPPAGTVPTSSQAGVLGAIAGMLGTIQAAEALKYFLGVGELLTDRLLTFDAKTMNFRTIKVKKRASCEICGDHPTIDHLIDYEQAACDLKHH